The following are encoded together in the Vigna unguiculata cultivar IT97K-499-35 chromosome 2, ASM411807v1, whole genome shotgun sequence genome:
- the LOC114173174 gene encoding uncharacterized protein At4g06744-like — translation MLNPFASYICIYLTTPSRHKLEMPTMNFFLSALLLHSFVVTGLGKEASHIIMHNGGAYPYASPPPPMCPPPPPPPCQTRLQRGRETLVGFTGAVDRNKYIGNWRGSDPCNFKGIRCAQYPDAEKQRAIAGIDLNGAGLSGKNRTPLLLSGILDRIPELTFFHSNSNNFTGAIPTEITKYEYFFELDLSNNKLKGEFPKEVLQSSQLVFLDLRFNGLYGPIPPQLFNLKYLDVIFINNNQFSGTLPDAFGSTPARYLTFANNQLTGPIPASVGASKNLVEVLFLGNHFEGCLPYQIGLLRKATVFDVSQNWLTGPIPRSFGCLESIRYLNLEKNHFYGEVPETVCELPGLRDRGNFSLSNNYFTQVGPACRRLIDANVLDVTNNCILGLPNQRPHGECSHFFSNLKPCPNPKSLNYVPCKKYIPSSHTQSTTSTPPPPPLSYNSLDPHLHR, via the coding sequence ATGCTCAACCCTTTTGCttcatatatatgcatatacCTCACCACTCCATCAAGACACAAATTAGAGATGCCCACCATGAACTTCTTCCTGTCTGCTTTATTGCTTCACTCCTTCGTGGTTACTGGGTTGGGAAAAGAAGCATCGCATATTATCATGCACAATGGCGGAGCCTATCCTTATGCCTCTCCCCCTCCTCCTATGTGTCCACCTCCACCACCCCCACCGTGTCAGACACGCTTGCAGAGAGGTCGCGAAACTCTGGTGGGCTTCACTGGTGCGGTGGACCGAAACAAATACATCGGTAACTGGAGGGGTAGCGACCCTTGCAATTTCAAGGGGATACGATGTGCACAATATCCAGACGCGGAAAAGCAGCGAGCAATTGCGGGAATAGACCTGAACGGAGCTGGGCTGTCTGGGAAAAACCGCACACCTCTGCTCCTGTCGGGGATCTTGGACAGGATACCAGAGCTCACCTTCTTCCACTCGAACTCCAACAACTTCACCGGCGCCATCCCAACTGAGATAACCAAGTACGAATATTTCTTCGAGTTGGACCTGAGTAACAACAAGCTGAAGGGGGAGTTTCCAAAGGAAGTTCTCCAGTCCTCGCAGTTGGTTTTCCTGGACCTCAGGTTCAACGGTCTCTACGGCCCCATACCTCCCCAGCTCTTTAACCTCAAATATCTCGATGTCATTTTCATCAACAACAATCAGTTCTCTGGCACTCTCCCCGATGCCTTTGGCTCCACCCCGGCAAGGTACCTCACTTTTGCCAACAACCAACTCACCGGTCCAATCCCCGCCTCCGTCGGGGCTTCCAAAAACCTCGTCGAAGTCCTCTTCTTGGGCAACCACTTCGAGGGCTGCTTGCCCTACCAGATTGGCCTCCTCCGCAAGGCCACCGTCTTTGACGTCAGCCAAAACTGGTTGACCGGTCCCATCCCACGCTCCTTCGGCTGCCTGGAGAGCATCCGATACCTCAACTTGGAGAAGAACCACTTCTATGGTGAAGTCCCCGAGACGGTGTGTGAGCTCCCAGGGCTCCGCGACAGAGGCAACTTCTCCTTATCGAACAATTATTTCACTCAGGTTGGCCCTGCATGCAGGAGGCTGATCGACGCCAATGTGCTGGACGTGACCAACAACTGCATCCTTGGCCTTCCCAATCAAAGGCCCCATGGCGAATGCTCCCACTTCTTCTCCAACCTCAAGCCCTGCCCCAATCCCAAGTCTCTCAATTACGTTCCCTGCAAAAAGTACATTCCCAGCAGCCACACCCAAAGCACCACCTCCACCCCTCCTCCTCCTCCGCTCTCTTACAACTCTCTCGATCCCCATCTTCATCGCTAG
- the LOC114173706 gene encoding leucine-rich repeat extensin-like protein 3 isoform X1, which yields MSISGIQGQPLEVTVVSCSKLKDTEWISRQDPYVCIEYGSTKFRTRTCTDGGKNPVFQEKFVFPLIEGLREINVLVWNSNTLTFDDFIGSGKIQLHKVLSQGFDDSAWPLQTKSGRHSGEVKVILHYAIANQRQKSGSGHATSEPPYVPTPTPPFPSHSNPYPASSYPPPPHSTSSYPPHPSATAYHTTGSYPQVASTPSYPPPPTAYPPHPSHSSPYPQHSYSASAPYPPSSYPPPQSYPPVSAYPPSSYPPPAGYTPGIYPPPPY from the exons ATGTCGATTTCGGGCATCCAGGGGCAGCCTCTTGAGGTTACGG TGGTGTCCTGCTCCAAGCTGAAGGACACAGAATGGATTTCACGGCAAGATCCCTACGTTTGCATTGAGTATGGCAGCACCAAGTTCCGCACCAGAACCTGCACCG ACGGCGGTAAGAACCCCGTCTTTCAGGAGAAGTTCGTCTTTCCCCTCATCGAAGGCCTTCGGGAGATCAACGTCCTTGTTTGGAACAGCAACACTCTCACCTTCGACGATTTCATCGGAAGCGGAAA GATTCAGCTGCACAAGGTTCTCTCTCAAGGCTTCGACGACTCCGCTTGGCCACTTCAGACCAAATCTGGCAG ACATTCTGGTGAAGTCAAAGTCATACTGCACTATGCAATTGCAAATCAAAGG CAGAAATCAGGGTCAGGCCATGCTACATCTGAACCTCCCTATGTGCCAACACCAACTCCTCCATTCCCTTCACATTCTAATCCTTATCCTGCATCCTCCTACCCACCACCTCCTCATTCTACTTCCTCCTATCCACCACATCCTTCTGCTACTGCTTACCATACAACTGGATCATACCCACAAGTGGCATCCACACCCTCATACCCACCTCCTCCCACAGCTTACCCACCCCATCCCTCACATTCATCTCCCTATCCACAGCACTCCTACTCTGCATCAGCTCCCTATCCACCCTCCTCCTATCCCCCTCCACAATCCTATCCGCCTGTTTCAGCTTATCCACCATCTTCGTATCCACCGCCAGCAGGTTATACTCCTG GGATATACCCTCCACCGCCATACTGA
- the LOC114173706 gene encoding extensin-like isoform X2, protein MSISGIQGQPLEVTVVSCSKLKDTEWISRQDPYVCIEYGSTKFRTRTCTDGGKNPVFQEKFVFPLIEGLREINVLVWNSNTLTFDDFIGSGKIQLHKVLSQGFDDSAWPLQTKSGRHSGEVKVILHYAIANQRKSGSGHATSEPPYVPTPTPPFPSHSNPYPASSYPPPPHSTSSYPPHPSATAYHTTGSYPQVASTPSYPPPPTAYPPHPSHSSPYPQHSYSASAPYPPSSYPPPQSYPPVSAYPPSSYPPPAGYTPGIYPPPPY, encoded by the exons ATGTCGATTTCGGGCATCCAGGGGCAGCCTCTTGAGGTTACGG TGGTGTCCTGCTCCAAGCTGAAGGACACAGAATGGATTTCACGGCAAGATCCCTACGTTTGCATTGAGTATGGCAGCACCAAGTTCCGCACCAGAACCTGCACCG ACGGCGGTAAGAACCCCGTCTTTCAGGAGAAGTTCGTCTTTCCCCTCATCGAAGGCCTTCGGGAGATCAACGTCCTTGTTTGGAACAGCAACACTCTCACCTTCGACGATTTCATCGGAAGCGGAAA GATTCAGCTGCACAAGGTTCTCTCTCAAGGCTTCGACGACTCCGCTTGGCCACTTCAGACCAAATCTGGCAG ACATTCTGGTGAAGTCAAAGTCATACTGCACTATGCAATTGCAAATCAAAGG AAATCAGGGTCAGGCCATGCTACATCTGAACCTCCCTATGTGCCAACACCAACTCCTCCATTCCCTTCACATTCTAATCCTTATCCTGCATCCTCCTACCCACCACCTCCTCATTCTACTTCCTCCTATCCACCACATCCTTCTGCTACTGCTTACCATACAACTGGATCATACCCACAAGTGGCATCCACACCCTCATACCCACCTCCTCCCACAGCTTACCCACCCCATCCCTCACATTCATCTCCCTATCCACAGCACTCCTACTCTGCATCAGCTCCCTATCCACCCTCCTCCTATCCCCCTCCACAATCCTATCCGCCTGTTTCAGCTTATCCACCATCTTCGTATCCACCGCCAGCAGGTTATACTCCTG GGATATACCCTCCACCGCCATACTGA
- the LOC114173707 gene encoding phospholipase SGR2-like, whose amino-acid sequence MAEGEELRPDLLKNTPSNIARLEDVIEHSKARHKYLAQTCSPSDGGDVRWYFCKIPLAPNELAASVPRTEMVGKSDYFRFGMRDSLAIEASFLQREEELLSSWWR is encoded by the exons ATGGCGGAGGGGGAAGAGCTTCGGCCTGACTTGCTGAAAAACACGCCTTCTAACATTGCGAGATTGGAGGATGTGATCGAACACTCTAAAGCAAGGCACAAGTATCTGGCGCAGACGTGTAGCCCCTCTGATGGCGGTGATGTTAGGTGGTACTTTTGTAAGATCCCTCTCGCTCCCAACG aGTTGGCAGCGTCAGTCCCACGAACAGAGATGGTAGGCAAGAGTGACTATTTTCGTTTTGGCATGAGAGATTCTCTAGCCATTGAAGCATCTTTCTTGCAG AGAGAGGAAGAACTGCTTTCTAGTTGGTGGAGGTAG
- the LOC114173706 gene encoding leucine-rich repeat extensin-like protein 3 isoform X3: MSISGIQGQPLEVTVVSCSKLKDTEWISRQDPYVCIEYGSTKFRTRTCTDGGKNPVFQEKFVFPLIEGLREINVLVWNSNTLTFDDFIGSGKIQLHKVLSQGFDDSAWPLQTKSGRHSGEVKVILHYAIANQRQKSGSGHATSEPPYVPTPTPPFPSHSNPYPASSYPPPPHSTSSYPPHPSATAYHTTGSYPQVASTPSYPPPPTAYPPHPSHSSPYPQHSYSASAPYPPSSYPPPQSYPPVSAYPPSSYPPPAGIYPPPPY, encoded by the exons ATGTCGATTTCGGGCATCCAGGGGCAGCCTCTTGAGGTTACGG TGGTGTCCTGCTCCAAGCTGAAGGACACAGAATGGATTTCACGGCAAGATCCCTACGTTTGCATTGAGTATGGCAGCACCAAGTTCCGCACCAGAACCTGCACCG ACGGCGGTAAGAACCCCGTCTTTCAGGAGAAGTTCGTCTTTCCCCTCATCGAAGGCCTTCGGGAGATCAACGTCCTTGTTTGGAACAGCAACACTCTCACCTTCGACGATTTCATCGGAAGCGGAAA GATTCAGCTGCACAAGGTTCTCTCTCAAGGCTTCGACGACTCCGCTTGGCCACTTCAGACCAAATCTGGCAG ACATTCTGGTGAAGTCAAAGTCATACTGCACTATGCAATTGCAAATCAAAGG CAGAAATCAGGGTCAGGCCATGCTACATCTGAACCTCCCTATGTGCCAACACCAACTCCTCCATTCCCTTCACATTCTAATCCTTATCCTGCATCCTCCTACCCACCACCTCCTCATTCTACTTCCTCCTATCCACCACATCCTTCTGCTACTGCTTACCATACAACTGGATCATACCCACAAGTGGCATCCACACCCTCATACCCACCTCCTCCCACAGCTTACCCACCCCATCCCTCACATTCATCTCCCTATCCACAGCACTCCTACTCTGCATCAGCTCCCTATCCACCCTCCTCCTATCCCCCTCCACAATCCTATCCGCCTGTTTCAGCTTATCCACCATCTTCGTATCCACCGCCAGCAG GGATATACCCTCCACCGCCATACTGA